Below is a window of Armatimonadota bacterium DNA.
TTGGCCTGACCCCACAGACGTGCGGCCCGCCGGATGTCTTCGACCTCGACCCCACAGATCCGCGACGCCTCCTCCAGCGAAGTCGCCAGCGCGCTCTCTCGGGCGGCTTCGAAGCCCGTCGTGTGGTCGCGGACGAAAGCCTCGTCGACGTACCCTTCTTCGACCAGGACACGGAGCATCGCAGAGAACAGTGCGGAGTCCGTCCCGGGACGGACGGGCAGGTGGAGGTCGCACGTCCGGGCTAAGGGCGTGACCCGCGGATCGACCATGACCAGCTTCGCACCCCGGTCGCGGGCGCGCCAAATGTAGTCGGTCGTGATCGGCGAGCATTCGGCGACGTTCGTCCCCGCACACAGGATGACTTCCGCGGAAAGGATGTCGTCCCACGAATTCGCGGCCCGGTCCATCCCGAACGCCTTCTTGTTGCCTGCACCGGCGCTGACCATGCAGAGCCGACCGTTGTAATCCAGTTCTTTGGTCTGTAGGGCCACCCGCGCGAACTTGCCGACCAGGTAGCTCTTCTCGTTCGTCAGCGACACCCCCGACAGCATCGCGACCGCGTCTCTTCCGTACGCCTCCTGGACCCGCCGGATCTCGGACACCGTGGTGGAGAGCGCCTCCTGCCAGCCGATCGGAACGAAGCCTTGTCCCTCCATCCGCTTCATGGGAGCGAGCAGCCGGTCGGGATGGCTGCCCTGCAAGTAGCGTTTCACACCTTTGGGGCAGAGCTTGCCGCGGTTGAACGGGAACTCCTCCCACGGCTCGAAGCCGATGACTTTCCCGTCTTTGACTTTCAGTTGAATGCCGCACTGTTGGCCGCAGAAGCAGCAGTGCGTCTTAACGGTCTTGTCCGGGACACCTCGTCCGGTCCAGCCGCCCGGCGGCTGATGGTTGAGGTGCGGGCCGAACTTCTCGGCGAGCACGGACACATCGACCGGCGGACGGGCCATAGCGCTATTATGCGGCACCTTCGGGCGGTCCACGATATGACGGCTGTCATACGACGACGGACGGACGCATGACAGCATAAAGCGGGCGAAGATGGGCTATCTTTATTCGTGAGACCATGGTGACCAGCGATCAACGGCGCGATACGGCTTCCACGGCACGGGCCAAAGCGCTCGTCGCGGCCGTCCTGGCCGCCGGCGCGGTGACCGTCGCGATCGTGGTCGGTTCCGGTTGGTTCCGTCGGTTCGACCCGGCCCTCGCCGCGTACGCGTCGGCCACCGTTTTCGCCGCGTTCGCGATCGCCTACCGCTTCGTGATGTGGGTACAACGCCCACCGACCTGGCACTATTTTACGGCGGGTCTGCGACTGTTCTTCCGACCGGACCGCCTCGCCGCCAACCTTGTCCGCCTGGTCGTCCTGTTCTGGAACGACATCGTGGCCCAGACCTTCATCGAGAAACGGAGCACCAAACGGTGGCTCGCCCACATGTCGCTCGCCTGGGGCTGCCTGCTCGCGTTCGCGATCACGTTCCCGCTCAGTTGGGGTTGGATCCAGTTCGGCGTGGCCGCCAACGGCCATGACTATGTCGTCGAATTCATGGGCCTTCCGACGATCGCCTTTCCTCCGGACAGCTTCCTAGCGTTCCTGTTCTTCAACGGGTTGAACATCAGCGCCGTGATGGTGCTCGTCGGAGTGGGTCTTGCCATGCACCGCCGGGTCTTCGAGAGCGGGGCTAGGGCCGTCCAGACCTTGGCCAACGACTTTATGCCCCTGTTCCTGTTGTTCTCCGTCGCGGTCACGGGCCTGATGTTGACGGCGAGCTATCGGCTGATGGGGGGTTCGCACTTTTCGTTCATCTCGCTCTTGCACGCGTTCACCGTCATCGTCTTCCTGCTTTGGTTGCCGTTCGGGAAGTTCTTCCACGTCATCCAGCGGCCCGCTCAGATCGGAGTGGCCTACTACAAGACGGAAGGGGCCGAGGGGCCTCAGGCTGCTTGCGCCCGCAGCGGGCAGGAGTATCAGTCCCTTCTTCACCACGACGACCTCGTCAACGTCATGCGCCAGGTCGGGCAAGACTTCGGGCCGCACCAAGACTTGAGCCCTCAGGAGAAGAGGAAGCTCGTCGCATTGAACCAAGCCGCACTGATCGACGGCGTTCCGTTCGTCGGTTAGGCGTCACGGTCGAGACGGTTCACCCCGACCATCATCCACGCGTTCACACCGAGGATCACCAAGCTCCCGAGCGCTGCCGGGACAGCGGCTCCCACCCGGTGCGCGAGCATGTTCTCGAACGCCATGACGAAGAGCCAGAGTTGAAGGAGGACGAGGACGACGCTGAAGAGCAGGAGCCCTACGAACACGGGCGCCTTCTGCGCCCGCTGAGGCTTATGCTCCGGCTTCACGCCCGCCCTCCCTCGCCACGTCGAACGCCGACGGCCCAGACCGCTCCGTCCCGTATCTCGAGCGCGATCCGCGGCAACGGTTCCGGAGGCGGGCCTTGCAGGACACGGCCGTCCTCCACCGCGAAGGCACCGTTATGGCACGGGCAGACGAGCCTCTCGGCGCTCGGGTCGAAGTCGACCGGACAAGAGAGGTGGGTACAGCGGCGGGAATAGGCCGCGAACTCGCCTGTACGCCTTCGGATCAAGATGCAGACGTCCTTGTCTCCCGGATAGGCGAAAGCCACCGAACTACCGGGGGGCACGTCGTCCACGGACGCGATTTTGAGGGGACGGTGCTCCTCGGGCTTCATGGGCAGCGACGTGACGAGGGCGACCGCCGAAGTCCCGACGGCCAGGCCGCCGCTGGCGAGCGTCATGAAACGGAAGAACTCGCGACGGGACACGTAAGAGTCGTCGTCCCAATCGATCGGAAACTCAGATGCCAAGCGTTCGTCTTTCATCGGATCCTCGCACTCTCGAGCAGGTCGGTCTTGCGGACGAGGACGCCTGTCTTCACGTCCAACCGCGCGTGCCCGGCGGGCATCATCAGGCTGACCTTGGTCGTGACGACCTTGCCGCCGAACCGGAACTCGTTGACGGGCGTCCCGCCGCGCTGCGCGGCGATCTCCTCGGCCGTACCGAAGAACAGGGCTTGTGACGGGCACACCGTCGCGCACATCGGCTTCTTACCGACGGAGGTGCGGTCGTAGCACATGTCGCACTTCATCATTTGGTCGATCTGCGCGTCGTACTTCGGCACACCGAAGGGACAGGCGAACACACAGTTCGTACATCCGATGCACCTGGGTTTCAGAGAGCTTTGGACGACACCGTCCGGTGTCCGTTTGATCGCGTCCGCCGGGCAAACGGCGGCGCACGCGGGATCGTCGCAGTGCATGCAGACGACCGGGGTCGTCTGCACGGTGTCGCCCCGCGCGACCGTCTCCAGATGGATCATCGAAACGCCGGCGTGCGTGTCGCACTCGGCGCACGCTGCCACGCAAGCGTTGCATCCGATACACCGGCTCGGATCGATGTAGAACCTTTTCTCCATCATACGTTCAGTATGCAACGGGCACCCTGCACTCGGGTTCGTAAGGAACCGACGCGGCTCAGGACTCCCTTCTTCGTCAGCGCGACCTCGCCCACCGAAGACAGTGTCCACCGTGCGCCGGGGTCACGACATGACGACCGTCATAGGCCCGGACCACAGCGGCCAAGGCTTATCGCACCGATCCGATAACGGGCCGTACCGTCTGGTCCAGGATTCAGCCGGTGTGAATCAGGGCGTGACGATCCAACCGACCTGATCGTGCTCTGAACACCACAGGGCCACGCTGGCGATGCCGGTCTGACGGATGCGGTAGCGCGCTCGCAGGGCGTCTTGACCTTGGAAATACCGCGAGACGTCGCCCGTCGCGTCGAGCTTACGCGGCACGAAGGACGTACCGATCGGATCGGTCCGGACGTCACCGCCGGCATAACCGGACCCTGCAAAGTCGTACATCTCGAGGGTCTGGCTGAACTGGCCCGAGTTCGCCATTCTGCCGACGCTCCAGAGCGAGAGGTACTGCGGCACTTGGCCGTTCGCGGTGAACTCGACGTTGATCGGCGCCGCGTTGGCGTTGGGGACGAGGTACTTGCAGACCATCAAGGCGTCGCCGTCGAGTTCCCGCAAGCTCGCCGTGGTCCCCGATCCCAGTTTGCCGAGCGCGACGTTGAACCCGGTCGGACGGATCAAGTGCGCCGGCACTTGGCCCGACTGGTCGATGCCCGTCACGTCGACCCGGAGCGACCGGACTTTGAAGAGCGGCGACACGATGTAGCCCGAGACTTGGGCCGGGACTGCGGAGACGGTGCTGCCCCCTCCGGACGGATCGTCGTCGAGCTGGACGTCGCACAGTTCGCCCAAGACCGGATTCACCCAAGGGAGCGTCACCGAGTTGGAAGCTTGCGAATCGAGTTTGGCCGTGACGTGGACGTTTTGGACCGTGATGTCGACGTCGATGCCGTTGTAGACGCCTTGGATGTGGTAGGGGCCGGGAAGCACCGTGTCGGCCACGTGCCGCAACCGGTCGGAACCCAAGTCGGTACCCGCCAGCGTGACCGGGTCCGGAGGCAGGTTGACATCGAAGTCCGAGAGCTTGATCGTGAAGTCCAAACTGCCGGCCGCCTTGTCGCTCCTCGCTTCGGGCGTCGTCGTCGGCGAAGTGAACGACTGGTCTCCGAGGAAGTCCGCCTTGACAAGGATCGTGACCGTCGCGTCGAGGTTCCCATACCGGGCTTCGGCAGAACCGAAGCAGAACGTGAACCGGTCGGCCCCACGGAACCGCTCGACGGGCTGTCCGGCATGAGCGGCGGCGGCGGCCGCCGCGAGCGTGAACAAGACGATGTGCTTCAAATGACCTCTCCGACAAGGGACATGATAGCCTGGCCTTGACCGCTTCCGGTC
It encodes the following:
- a CDS encoding MFS transporter, encoding MVTSDQRRDTASTARAKALVAAVLAAGAVTVAIVVGSGWFRRFDPALAAYASATVFAAFAIAYRFVMWVQRPPTWHYFTAGLRLFFRPDRLAANLVRLVVLFWNDIVAQTFIEKRSTKRWLAHMSLAWGCLLAFAITFPLSWGWIQFGVAANGHDYVVEFMGLPTIAFPPDSFLAFLFFNGLNISAVMVLVGVGLAMHRRVFESGARAVQTLANDFMPLFLLFSVAVTGLMLTASYRLMGGSHFSFISLLHAFTVIVFLLWLPFGKFFHVIQRPAQIGVAYYKTEGAEGPQAACARSGQEYQSLLHHDDLVNVMRQVGQDFGPHQDLSPQEKRKLVALNQAALIDGVPFVG
- a CDS encoding Rieske 2Fe-2S domain-containing protein, translating into MKDERLASEFPIDWDDDSYVSRREFFRFMTLASGGLAVGTSAVALVTSLPMKPEEHRPLKIASVDDVPPGSSVAFAYPGDKDVCILIRRRTGEFAAYSRRCTHLSCPVDFDPSAERLVCPCHNGAFAVEDGRVLQGPPPEPLPRIALEIRDGAVWAVGVRRGEGGRA
- a CDS encoding 4Fe-4S dicluster domain-containing protein, with the protein product MMEKRFYIDPSRCIGCNACVAACAECDTHAGVSMIHLETVARGDTVQTTPVVCMHCDDPACAAVCPADAIKRTPDGVVQSSLKPRCIGCTNCVFACPFGVPKYDAQIDQMMKCDMCYDRTSVGKKPMCATVCPSQALFFGTAEEIAAQRGGTPVNEFRFGGKVVTTKVSLMMPAGHARLDVKTGVLVRKTDLLESARIR